TACTGCGTATATTGAGCCCCACCTCTCCACTGCCTTCTAAGTGAGTGGTAGTATTTAATACCTAGTATGCTATACCCCGAGATCAACGTTCAAGATGGTCTAGTAGGACTGGTTAGGTAGAACTTCAGTTACTATTGCTGTAGATGTCCAGATACCATCTCGTAGTGGTCGTGGTAATACCTAGGGCTACGTATGTACAGAGTAGGGTCAGCGCGTTCTCCAATAGGATCCTCCCACCCAATTGGTgctttttccccttcgctTTTTTACCTGAACGGGATTGGTGGGCTACCAATCTTTACCCTTTACGGCAAATCTTTCGCCAAGATGGATCCCAGTCCgaattcttcttttcttctacggagtacagccGAAAATTAATCAGGAGAAAAATACATTAcaataaaataagataagatagaagagaagaaagaacaaaagtaGTCGATGTCATAATTGCCTTGCGTCAGTGATCATTTATACATATTAAACAGCTCTAACCCTGTATAGATGCCAGATACATAGCCAATAGCTGTGCTATGCATAGATTAACTATCATAATATCCAGACAACCACCGACTTGTGGTAAATATACTGATACAACATGGCCAAAGAGTTTAAAATACTTCTCTAGTTTTACATATTACGGTTTATTACATATCATATTCGTActgttttcccttttcatcATTTATTACTcttataatttctagattgGTGGTTACTACTGTAGTTGTTTATTATCAGTCAAAAGAAGGGCTACTTGTCCCTACCCTACAGAATACTTAGAACATCCATTTCCCTTTCCAGGCGTTATGAAGCGCGATAAAGAGCAGCGGTCAATGGAACTGGGCTTTTCTGAATAGCTATCTATACAATGATTAACCCCAACAGCCTTCCCTACTAGACAGATCTTATGTCTCGTTGCTTTAAACTTGTCCATGTCCATCAATTTTTGACCCCATAATTTGTACATATAATGATCATCTCTTGCGTGTCAGTTTCCTCTCACGAGTCACAAATTCAGCTAGTCTTGATTttgaaaaaaagagcaaggatcgagacaaagaagaaagtagtccttggatgatgatggtggatAATCATTCAGTAGATGCTTGAGTTAGTGCCGTCCAAGAAATCCAGACTTGCTTTACCAATCCTAGGCCCATGGCTCATATCTTATCGGTCAGTCCACTATACAGGAATACATATTGGAAAACACAAACTAAGAATCCTGGCACAGACTTGTATTAACAGTTGCCCAGCAAAAGCGAACCAAAGTCTATGTCTCAGTGTGTTATCAATATGTAGGACCCAGACTATAGTATCCGTCAAATAATTTCACCATAAAACTGCCAGAATCCTTAGAGATTTGTAGTCTCCATAGAGCCACGGAGTAAGGTTTTGGTAACCTTGGTTTTATGAATCACGTTGAAGGAGGCGCAATCTATGAGTTACTTGAATTATAGACCCTAGACGCATGGATCTGACTCAAGGATAGGTTCACGGCACAGCCAGATATGAGATGAGCTAATAGCCACCTTCTCAACCAGTGAACAATCAGTTTATACTTATAAATTAACAATGATCACTGTATATCTCAGTTACTACGTTCGCTTCATTGCCATAGAGATCTATCGGTCGAAATGAAACAGAACTGAAAGCTGTTAAATACACTTCTCCAGGTAGCACGCTATATACATATAATCCCCCACAGCTTCATAAGTCATAATCATCCCTCATTTAGCTTACTAGGGTCTCCGGGTCACGAATACGGGGTGGAACCTTGGCTCAAAAAAAGCCACCCTATACAAGCGTTCTAAGTTTTGGATTATCCTTAACGCGCTTATGTTTGTATGCTCCATATGACGGAACAgctctattttttaaaatttactaaaaCACAAACGATAGGCCATGATTCTTCTTGATACTAAGAGTTCGGCGGCAACCAAAGGTTGTGCAGCGGACTATTAGGAACTGGGTTCTCCGTTTAAGCCGAGAGATCAGTACCTAAAAGCGCCACAAGCACATTCTAAGGATGGAATGATATAAAGAGGCAGTGTTCTTTGCCTAACTTCACCAGGAGGATAGAGCAGCGCCAGTCTACTAATGACTATGCAACCTCAAGTCACTGTACCCCTGTATGCTGCAGTGCTAGGGCTCTGTAAGTCCAGTCACTACCCTTTCTTCCATGACCCCAAGTCCATGGCGTTTCACTCGTCTGTATAGCCTTATTCAAGCAATGCGCATGTATTGACCAAAGGTAACTGAACAGTTTGCACTGCCTTGAGCCAACGACCTGTgaccttttctccttttgACCTCGATGGAGTATTCTTCAGTGTCGCCTGTCCTACCATCACCGCCTCCTCTGGATCCGgtctcattttctttcagATCAAGGCCCCAAGTACCCTACAGTGGGTCGGTCTAGGCCAAGGATCGCAGATGGCCAGGGCTAATATGTTCATCCTCTATTCGGCTTCCTCTAGTAATGTGACGCTATCCCCTCGCTCCGGGAAAGGTCATTTCCAGCCAGTGCCTAATCTGGACTCTCGGGTTTCTCTTCTGGATGGTAGCGGTATCCAAGACGGTATGATGACGGCCAATGTGCTCTGCGAGAACTGCAATGACTGGCAGGGCGGGTCTATGGACCCGAAGAGTTCATCGACACAATGGTATTATACTTATAGGGAGGGTTCGCCGATAAATTCTGATAATGTCACTGAGTTTATCCAGAAGCATGATGGGCATGGAGGTGCAAGCGCCGATTTGTCTCACGCAGAGACAGTCTCTACTAATCCGTTTTTAACATACAGCCCAGCCACGGACTCAAGCTATACTACCACTTCCACAGACGGCACTAGGGTTCCTGACATGCCCATCGCACATGGGCTCATGATAGCTATTTCGTTTATCCTACTCTTTCCATCACTTGCCCTGGTTGTCCTACTTCCCTACGCGATCTCCATCCCCAAAGTTCATGCACCCCTTCAGATCCTCACACTTGCCCTCGCCATTTCTGGAATGGATGTAGGTCTTCAACTTGCTGTTGAAAAGAACCTGATGATGAACTCGCACCCTATCATTGGTATTATCGTCGTGGTGCTCCTTACTCTCTTCCAACCGGCAGTGGGGTTTTTCCAGC
This window of the Aspergillus flavus chromosome 8, complete sequence genome carries:
- a CDS encoding cellobiose dehydrogenase is translated as MTMQPQVTVPLYAAVLGLFCTALSQRPVTFSPFDLDGVFFSVACPTITASSGSGLIFFQIKAPSTLQWVGLGQGSQMARANMFILYSASSSNVTLSPRSGKGHFQPVPNLDSRVSLLDGSGIQDGMMTANVLCENCNDWQGGSMDPKSSSTQWYYTYREGSPINSDNVTEFIQKHDGHGGASADLSHAETVSTNPFLTYSPATDSSYTTTSTDGTRVPDMPIAHGLMIAISFILLFPSLALVVLLPYAISIPKVHAPLQILTLALAISGMDVGLQLAVEKNLMMNSHPIIGIIVVVLLTLFQPAVGFFQHRHLRRDGGKSVFAYAHRWLGRSMIILGTINGGLGFHLAGIDNPGAPQSAMIAYSIIAGVVGLAYLGVHLLVGMQGRSHRQERKRESTTSR